The Francisella hispaniensis FSC454 genome includes the window TTTTATGAGTTTGTTGGTTATCTTCAAAGATGCTTGAGACTACTTTATTATCTTTATTAAGTGGATTTGTTAAGTTATTTTTGGCTTCAAAAGTTTCAAAGTTACTTATATCTGGAATATTTTTATCATCATTAGTTTTTGCTTTTGTGATATAACTAAATGCTTTGGTAACAAATATCACTAAGTTTTTGAAAAGATATATCCATGTTGTGCCTGAATATAGCGTTAGACCTACTAATAACGCTATCAATAATGCAAAGCTACCACCTACTGAGCCTAAATATTTGATTGTGAGTTTGACTGATTCATAACCTAGAATACCGCCTGAGCGTTGAGGTACCCAATAGTTAGCAAAGCTAAGATAAAGCTCAGCAAGCCCACAGCAGGATAGAATGAAAACAATAATTCCAATAGTTTTTACGGCGAATAAAAGATAGCTAAGACTTTGTTGTTTTCTCTTGATAAGGAGAATTCTGACAAAATCAATAAGTAAAAAAGGTAAAATAAAGCCGATAACACCAAATATTGAGAGTATGAAGCTTGCTATGTATGCACCAACAGGTCCAGCGTAATTTTTTATTGTGGTTTCAGATGAAACGCTACTCCAGCCTGGGTCATTAATATTAAAGCTAAACAAAGCGATAAAAAGATATATTATGCTAGCTGTTAAAATAACTACTAAGGTTATCTTTAACCTACCAATTGCATGATTTGTTTTGTTTATGTTGTTATCTGTCATATTTTTCTAAAATAATTATGCTTAATAAGTAAAACCAATTGATAATTTTAACAAAAAAAACTCTAAAAATGTTAGACTATACTACTAATTTATTAAGCTTGAAGGTTTAGAGAGGTAGATTTTGGCAAGATTTCATATCATATTGGGTTTAGTTGTTTGTTTTTTTGCATGGATATTCTTTCTTATATTCCCAATTTTAGATATACAATTCGCAGGACATTTTTATAACTCGTCCGCACATCAGTTTATTGGTGGTTATGATGGCTTTTTAGGATTTTTGCATTGGTTTGCTAGGTTTTTTCCAATATTTTTCTCAATAATTGTAATTTTATTTCTTTTAGGATCACTATTTATCGATAAGTTTAAGATTAAGTATAGAAAAGCTATATTCTTTGTTGCAGTGTGCTTATGGATAGGCCCTGGTTTAGTTGTTAATTATGTATTTAAGGATCATTGGGGGCGTCCAAGACCAGTGATGGTTGAACAATTTGATGGTGATAAAATTTTCCAGCCACCATTTGTTATATCTTCGCAATGTGATAAAAACTGCTCGTTTGTATGTGGTGATGCCTCGATGGGATTTTGGCTTTTTGCATTTATGCCATTATTAGCTACAAGAAAAAAGAAGCTCGTTGCGTTTATGGCAGCAGTAGTTGCTGGTGGAGGTTTGGGATTGATGAGAATGTCTCAGGGAGGGCACTTTTTTAGTGACGTTGTCTTCTGTGGTATATTTGTATATATCTCTACATGGGTTGTTTATGCGCTAATGTATCATAAAAAAGAATATTGATTTAAATTTGATAAACATAGATAATAAAAATTGAATACGTTAAAAGAGGTACGATGATGGATTTGGGTTTTGTTTTTATGGCACAGATTTGGAATATCTAGAGAGAAGTTTAACTCTCTGGTAATTCTATTTTGTCATTTAAATATTTCTCAAATTCCCTAAATCTTGTCTCAATCGTGAAGAGTTAAATATATTAAAGCTCTTAATTTTTTTAATTAATACCTTTTTGGAGGGAAATAAAATAGATGTCGCAGAAACTTAAACGTGGTTTGCATACTCGTCATATGTCGATGATAGCTCTAGGTGGCTGTATTGGTACTGGTTTATTTGTAGCACTTGGTGGTGCAATCGCTGATGCTGGTCCTGGAGGAACTGTCTTGGCGTATGTAATTATAGCCATAATGGTTTATTTCTTGATGGCGAGTCTTGGTGAAATGGCTGCGCATAGTCCTGTTAGTGGCACATTTTGTGAGTATGCCACACGTTATGTTGATCCAGCTCTGGGTTTTAGTACAGGCTGGAGCTATTGGTTTAATTGGGCTATTACAGTTGCTACTGAGGTTATTGCTGCAGCATTAATTATGCAATATTGGTTTCCGGATAGTTCAATTCTGTTATGGAGTGGATTTTTCTTTGTATTAGTTTTTGCTTTGAATATCTTCTCAGTAAAGATATATGGTGAAGTTGAGTATTGGTTATCTTTTATAAAAGTCTCTACAGTTATTATATTTATAATTGTTGGTTTCTTATCAATACTTGGTCTAGTGGGTAATCACCAAAGTGTTGGCTTTCAGAATTGGCATATCGGAGATGCTCCTTTTCATAATGGTTGGTGGGGCTTTATATCAGTATTTATGATTGCGGGATTTTCTTTCCAAGGTAGTGAGCTTATAGGTGTCACAGCTGGAGAAGCGAAAGATCCAAATACGTCTATACCGAAAGCAATTAAACAAACATTTTGGCGTTTATTTATATTTTATATACTTGCTGTAGTAATTATTAGTTTCTTAATTCCATACAATAATCCA containing:
- the lpxF gene encoding lipid A 4'-phosphatase LpxF, translating into MARFHIILGLVVCFFAWIFFLIFPILDIQFAGHFYNSSAHQFIGGYDGFLGFLHWFARFFPIFFSIIVILFLLGSLFIDKFKIKYRKAIFFVAVCLWIGPGLVVNYVFKDHWGRPRPVMVEQFDGDKIFQPPFVISSQCDKNCSFVCGDASMGFWLFAFMPLLATRKKKLVAFMAAVVAGGGLGLMRMSQGGHFFSDVVFCGIFVYISTWVVYALMYHKKEY
- a CDS encoding amino acid permease, whose protein sequence is MSQKLKRGLHTRHMSMIALGGCIGTGLFVALGGAIADAGPGGTVLAYVIIAIMVYFLMASLGEMAAHSPVSGTFCEYATRYVDPALGFSTGWSYWFNWAITVATEVIAAALIMQYWFPDSSILLWSGFFFVLVFALNIFSVKIYGEVEYWLSFIKVSTVIIFIIVGFLSILGLVGNHQSVGFQNWHIGDAPFHNGWWGFISVFMIAGFSFQGSELIGVTAGEAKDPNTSIPKAIKQTFWRLFIFYILAVVIISFLIPYNNPSLIKAGANNDVSVSPFTIVFENVGLNSAATIMNVIILTAIISACNASMYSATRVLWHLGKIRQAPQFFATTNSKGTPMIALLVTAVIGSSFFFVSFVGSGYIFTWLVNVSSLAGFIAWFTIALSHYRFRRAYIKQGKSLEDLPYVAKFFPWAPIIALVMVSIVIVGQGVTMLTMDGRTWFSVIIEFVSTYIGFFAFVILYFAYKFIKKTKLIRLEDCDLTRES